A genomic segment from Streptomyces sp. AM 4-1-1 encodes:
- a CDS encoding SAF domain-containing protein, which translates to MATTFAKKNTAAQPAAAAPGGPVPITQDAPRRRRRPVVVGAGLALAAVGALLAVWQVDEAGNRTPVIALAHDVKAGEKVKKSDLVVAQVAPDAALAPVPVSRSGDIVGKTAVADLPKGTLVTDSSVREGSPVAKDRDTVGILAKPGQLPAQRLRAGDAVALVHTPQDDADVAKGSSTQKTADTINAIVVGVSAPDANGAVVVDVAVAGTDSAPLATWAARGAVTVVLKAAS; encoded by the coding sequence ATGGCGACGACATTCGCGAAGAAGAACACGGCTGCCCAGCCCGCCGCGGCAGCCCCCGGCGGCCCTGTCCCCATCACCCAGGACGCCCCCCGGCGCCGGCGCCGCCCTGTTGTCGTCGGCGCCGGCCTGGCCCTGGCGGCGGTCGGGGCGCTCCTCGCGGTGTGGCAGGTCGACGAGGCCGGGAACCGGACTCCGGTCATCGCCCTCGCGCACGACGTCAAGGCGGGCGAGAAGGTGAAGAAGAGCGACCTCGTCGTCGCGCAAGTCGCTCCCGATGCCGCCCTCGCGCCGGTCCCGGTCAGCCGCAGCGGTGACATCGTCGGCAAGACCGCCGTCGCCGACCTGCCCAAGGGCACGCTCGTCACCGACTCCTCGGTGCGCGAGGGCAGTCCCGTCGCCAAGGACCGCGACACCGTGGGCATCCTCGCCAAGCCGGGACAGCTCCCGGCGCAGCGACTGCGCGCCGGCGACGCGGTCGCCCTCGTCCACACGCCGCAGGACGACGCCGATGTAGCGAAGGGATCGTCCACGCAGAAGACCGCGGACACCATCAACGCGATCGTCGTGGGCGTCTCGGCGCCGGACGCGAACGGTGCGGTCGTCGTCGACGTGGCGGTCGCGGGCACCGACAGCGCGCCCCTGGCCACCTGGGCCGCCCGGGGCGCGGTGACCGTCGTGCTGAAGGCGGCCAGCTGA
- a CDS encoding ATP-binding protein — MLTRRAAAVISALAGIVYLLLPAQAWADGGDTDVGSCNSSWVCAGVEVPGTGSGGGGNGGTGGHGGGGGGGGGKGDGKTCATGATTVPGTEGWECHIPGVGTWSEAYACYIRKLDPQPPKSDPIWDGHTTGAIYGFACMAQIHARPTPTDGFARWSETDPLGQQGPTAAELAQRALSMMRLDGAKVGSAPPAGSKGLVGMPVWLWTEETPNTWGPQSTTAAAGGLSVTATAHVKSITWSMGDGSSETCTKPGTPYQQSFGKKESPDCGHTYTKVPDGGSYKVTATTTWVIDWTATNGETGTLPNETRNAGTAINIGELQVVN, encoded by the coding sequence ATGCTGACCCGCAGGGCCGCGGCGGTCATATCCGCGCTCGCCGGCATCGTCTACCTCCTCCTCCCCGCTCAGGCGTGGGCGGACGGAGGCGACACGGACGTCGGCTCCTGCAACAGCTCCTGGGTCTGCGCCGGCGTCGAGGTACCCGGCACAGGCAGCGGGGGCGGCGGCAACGGCGGCACGGGCGGGCACGGCGGCGGAGGGGGCGGCGGAGGCGGCAAGGGCGACGGCAAGACGTGTGCCACAGGCGCGACGACCGTTCCAGGAACCGAGGGATGGGAGTGCCACATTCCCGGCGTCGGCACCTGGAGCGAGGCCTACGCCTGTTACATCCGCAAGCTCGACCCGCAGCCCCCGAAGTCCGACCCGATCTGGGACGGCCACACCACCGGCGCCATCTACGGCTTCGCGTGCATGGCGCAGATCCACGCCCGCCCCACACCCACCGACGGTTTCGCCCGCTGGTCCGAAACCGATCCGCTGGGCCAGCAAGGCCCCACGGCAGCCGAACTGGCGCAGCGGGCCTTGAGCATGATGCGCCTGGACGGTGCCAAGGTCGGCAGCGCACCCCCCGCCGGCTCCAAGGGCTTGGTCGGCATGCCGGTATGGCTGTGGACCGAGGAGACACCCAACACCTGGGGCCCGCAGTCCACGACCGCGGCCGCCGGAGGCCTGTCGGTGACCGCGACCGCCCACGTCAAGTCCATCACCTGGTCCATGGGCGACGGCTCGTCCGAGACCTGCACCAAGCCCGGCACTCCGTACCAGCAGTCCTTCGGGAAGAAGGAGTCCCCCGACTGCGGCCACACCTACACCAAGGTGCCCGACGGCGGCTCCTACAAGGTCACCGCGACGACTACCTGGGTGATCGACTGGACCGCCACCAACGGTGAGACGGGCACGCTGCCGAACGAGACGCGCAACGCCGGCACCGCGATCAACATCGGCGAACTCCAAGTCGTCAACTAA
- a CDS encoding MBL fold metallo-hydrolase codes for MATTDLKQIAPGVFVWQPGHGATWGLANCGLVVSGDQALVIDTPYTPALTDAFLTAARTAAGPGVPLDRVAVTHANGDHTWGLQQLPGAEVFATHAALEHQCLEPKPEQLQALIHETDPGQPLGWYFREHFGRFDFAGIQVLPPTTTFTGRHDLGVGDIPAELHEVGPAHTVGDLVVHLPERRVVFAGDIVFAGDHPSHWAGPLERVSAACLRILDLDPEWIVPGHGPLMTPDGLRRYIAYLDDLADQAYVMHGQGRTAVEAARILIKENRYPGLGLPERLAITLSTEYRHLDQDSTAPDLLELMDHAARIAWDRSSAGPLTP; via the coding sequence ATGGCTACCACTGACCTGAAGCAGATCGCGCCCGGCGTCTTCGTCTGGCAGCCCGGGCACGGGGCGACCTGGGGCCTGGCCAACTGCGGTCTTGTCGTCTCCGGGGACCAGGCCCTCGTCATCGACACGCCCTACACACCCGCCCTGACCGATGCCTTCCTCACCGCGGCCCGCACAGCCGCGGGCCCCGGCGTCCCGCTGGACCGGGTCGCCGTCACCCACGCCAACGGCGACCACACCTGGGGCCTTCAGCAACTCCCCGGCGCCGAGGTCTTCGCCACCCACGCCGCACTCGAGCACCAGTGCCTGGAGCCGAAGCCGGAGCAGCTGCAGGCGCTCATCCACGAGACCGACCCCGGTCAGCCGCTCGGCTGGTACTTCCGGGAGCACTTCGGCAGGTTCGACTTCGCGGGCATACAGGTTCTCCCGCCGACCACGACGTTCACCGGGCGCCACGACCTCGGCGTCGGCGACATCCCCGCGGAGCTCCACGAGGTCGGACCGGCCCACACGGTCGGAGACCTCGTCGTCCATCTGCCAGAGCGGCGCGTTGTCTTCGCTGGCGACATCGTCTTCGCGGGAGACCACCCCTCGCACTGGGCCGGCCCCCTGGAGCGCGTCTCTGCCGCCTGCCTGCGGATCCTGGACCTCGACCCCGAGTGGATCGTGCCCGGCCACGGCCCGCTGATGACCCCCGACGGCCTGCGACGCTACATCGCCTACCTCGACGACCTCGCGGACCAGGCATACGTGATGCACGGCCAGGGCCGGACCGCCGTCGAGGCGGCCCGCATCCTGATCAAGGAGAACCGCTACCCCGGCCTCGGCCTTCCCGAGCGGCTCGCGATCACCCTCAGCACCGAGTACCGCCACCTCGACCAGGACTCCACCGCCCCGGACCTGCTGGAGCTGATGGACCACGCGGCGCGCATCGCCTGGGACCGCTCTTCGGCCGGCCCTCTCACACCCTGA
- a CDS encoding helix-turn-helix domain-containing protein yields MNQKEALQQLLQWKRKQIDPVELGWPKRTGRGRRARGLSQAQVAQALFVTEKTYAEFERGNTSQPSTLFLDNVAKVLNMEERERTALYVYAIGYEPPFPMDPCAGSNVDPAWQVAVNGVSGQPCYINDVAWNVLAANEDFKRMFPQPEGKSPKLPERNLIRWMLLHEDAREHHLVDWDTRWAPQVAAQLRTAVAAHPENEDLRLLDKEVNDDAVAGPIYRDHSLAYIHPDGDARPMRHAGYAAPRGTEDHRTRCCERHAPSQLGTVTMCAAQPFGSPGARFFLLPFTPHP; encoded by the coding sequence TTGAATCAGAAGGAGGCGTTGCAGCAGCTGCTGCAATGGAAGCGCAAGCAGATAGACCCGGTCGAGCTCGGCTGGCCCAAGCGCACCGGCCGGGGCCGGCGCGCGCGCGGGCTGTCGCAGGCCCAGGTGGCGCAGGCATTGTTCGTCACGGAGAAGACCTACGCCGAGTTCGAGCGCGGAAACACATCCCAGCCGAGCACCTTGTTCCTCGACAACGTGGCCAAGGTGCTGAACATGGAGGAGCGCGAGCGGACCGCGCTCTACGTCTACGCGATCGGCTACGAGCCCCCGTTCCCCATGGATCCGTGCGCGGGGTCGAACGTCGACCCCGCGTGGCAGGTGGCCGTCAACGGTGTGTCCGGGCAGCCCTGTTACATCAACGACGTCGCCTGGAACGTGCTGGCCGCGAACGAGGACTTCAAGCGGATGTTCCCGCAGCCCGAGGGGAAGTCCCCGAAGCTGCCCGAACGCAACCTGATCCGGTGGATGCTCCTGCATGAGGATGCGCGCGAGCATCACCTGGTCGACTGGGACACACGCTGGGCGCCGCAGGTCGCAGCCCAGCTGCGAACGGCGGTGGCCGCTCACCCCGAGAACGAGGACCTCCGGCTGCTCGACAAGGAGGTCAACGACGACGCGGTGGCGGGGCCGATCTACCGCGACCACAGCCTCGCGTACATCCACCCCGACGGCGATGCCCGACCGATGCGGCACGCCGGCTACGCGGCCCCGCGCGGCACCGAGGACCACCGCACCCGGTGTTGCGAGCGGCACGCGCCGTCCCAGCTGGGCACCGTCACTATGTGCGCCGCCCAGCCGTTCGGCAGCCCGGGTGCCCGCTTCTTTCTCCTTCCGTTCACACCCCACCCCTGA
- a CDS encoding helix-turn-helix domain-containing protein, which produces MGDAKVLHNREGEFALLHPVATPPDRTGGTVARTMAVLRALVCLGPGEHPLASVAESAELPAPTAHRYLQALMREGAVEQRGPRARYALTDALHSPSPSTPSQPLQAGTPSPAVRAEIVTLQSRTGQVAFVYRPHLIGTPMRICAERAYGPHADEILTSPQIALRSLESAPLETDAAGMAILACLGSVGANKIDTAYVREEGHAISPSPLPGRTMIAAPVWYGSAVAGSVALLAKDGPMRRAATRARYVTAVMDTAAAMSGHLTRSGARRAS; this is translated from the coding sequence GTGGGAGACGCGAAGGTCCTCCACAACCGCGAGGGGGAGTTCGCGTTGCTGCATCCCGTTGCCACCCCGCCCGACCGCACCGGCGGCACCGTGGCACGCACCATGGCGGTGCTCAGAGCGCTGGTCTGCCTCGGGCCGGGTGAACACCCTCTGGCCTCGGTCGCCGAGTCCGCGGAGCTTCCCGCGCCGACCGCTCACCGGTATCTGCAAGCCTTGATGCGGGAGGGCGCCGTCGAACAGCGGGGGCCGCGCGCTCGATACGCGCTGACTGACGCGCTGCACAGTCCCTCCCCTTCGACGCCTTCCCAGCCCCTCCAGGCCGGCACGCCCTCCCCTGCCGTGAGGGCCGAGATCGTCACACTACAGTCGAGAACAGGCCAGGTCGCATTTGTTTACCGACCGCACCTGATCGGCACTCCGATGAGGATCTGCGCAGAACGGGCATACGGCCCACACGCTGATGAGATCCTCACATCCCCTCAGATCGCATTGCGTTCTCTTGAGTCAGCGCCGCTGGAGACCGATGCCGCCGGGATGGCGATCCTCGCCTGTCTCGGCTCCGTCGGCGCCAACAAGATCGACACCGCGTACGTCCGTGAGGAAGGTCACGCGATCAGTCCTTCGCCGCTTCCGGGCCGCACCATGATCGCCGCGCCCGTCTGGTACGGCTCGGCCGTCGCCGGTTCTGTGGCGCTGCTGGCCAAGGACGGGCCCATGCGAAGAGCAGCCACCCGCGCCCGGTACGTGACCGCCGTGATGGACACCGCCGCGGCGATGAGCGGACACCTCACCCGTTCCGGCGCGCGCCGGGCCAGCTGA
- the fabG gene encoding 3-oxoacyl-ACP reductase FabG: protein MSRSVLITGGNRGIGLAIARHLAEAGDRVAVTYRSGEPPEGLLAVRCDITDTDQVDAAFKKAEEQHGPVEVLVANAGITKDQLLMRMSEDDFTSVVDTNLAGAFRVTKRASRGMLRAKKGRVVYISSAVALRGESGQANYAASKAGLVGFARSMARELGSRGITFNVVAPGLTETSMSQQLSDEQLDNLKAQIPLGRLARAEEIAAAVAFLASEQAAYITGAVVPVDGGAGMGH from the coding sequence GTGTCCCGTTCAGTCCTGATCACCGGCGGCAACCGCGGCATAGGCCTCGCCATCGCCCGTCACCTCGCCGAGGCCGGCGACCGCGTCGCCGTCACCTACCGCTCGGGCGAACCCCCCGAGGGCCTGCTCGCCGTCCGCTGCGACATCACCGACACCGACCAGGTCGACGCCGCGTTCAAGAAGGCCGAGGAGCAGCACGGCCCTGTCGAGGTTCTCGTCGCGAACGCCGGCATCACCAAGGACCAGCTCCTGATGCGTATGAGCGAGGACGACTTCACCTCCGTCGTCGACACCAACCTCGCCGGTGCCTTCCGCGTCACCAAGCGCGCCTCGCGCGGCATGCTCCGCGCGAAGAAGGGCCGCGTGGTGTACATCTCCTCCGCCGTCGCCCTGCGCGGAGAGAGCGGCCAGGCCAACTACGCCGCCTCCAAGGCCGGCCTCGTCGGCTTCGCCCGCTCCATGGCCCGCGAACTCGGCTCCCGCGGCATCACCTTCAACGTGGTCGCCCCCGGCCTCACCGAAACGTCCATGAGCCAGCAGCTGAGCGACGAGCAGCTCGACAACCTCAAGGCCCAGATCCCGCTCGGCCGACTCGCCCGCGCCGAGGAGATCGCCGCGGCCGTCGCCTTCCTCGCCTCCGAGCAGGCCGCCTACATCACCGGTGCCGTGGTGCCCGTTGACGGCGGCGCCGGCATGGGCCACTGA